The following are encoded together in the Blautia obeum ATCC 29174 genome:
- a CDS encoding VOC family protein, with the protein MEWAENFKGLQHIGIPTNDMDKTVEFYKKIGFEVAHETKDGDVRVVFLKFRDLILETYENKEAALCDGAVDHIAFDVVDIEEAYKFITGLQIKILTEITFLPFWEKGVKFFIAQGPNLERLEFAQHIK; encoded by the coding sequence ATGGAATGGGCAGAAAATTTTAAGGGATTACAGCATATTGGTATTCCAACTAATGATATGGATAAAACTGTTGAGTTTTATAAAAAAATTGGATTTGAGGTAGCACATGAAACAAAGGATGGAGATGTGAGAGTTGTATTTTTGAAGTTCAGGGATCTGATTTTGGAAACATATGAAAATAAAGAAGCAGCATTGTGTGACGGTGCAGTGGACCATATTGCATTTGATGTTGTTGATATTGAAGAAGCATATAAATTTATTACCGGACTGCAGATCAAGATTCTGACAGAAATCACCTTCCTTCCGTTCTGGGAAAAAGGAGTAAAATTCTTTATAGCGCAAGGACCAAATTTGGAAAGACTTGAATTTGCTCAGCATATAAAATAA
- a CDS encoding D-sedoheptulose-7-phosphate isomerase, whose protein sequence is MNELERLMKRYPQLVGCREAITETYQVLEESFRNGGKLLICGNGGSAADSDHIVGELMKGFKKQRPVPADMREKLGEDLADHLQGALPAISLAGHAALSTAFLNDVAPDMVFAQQVYGYGNENDVLLAITTSGNSGNVLHAVKVAQAKNMKTIGLTGPKGGKLKEAADTCICVPGSCTADIQELHLPVYHALCAMLEERFFE, encoded by the coding sequence ATGAATGAATTAGAAAGACTTATGAAAAGATATCCTCAGCTCGTGGGATGTCGTGAAGCTATTACAGAGACATATCAGGTGCTGGAAGAATCTTTCAGAAATGGCGGCAAACTTTTGATCTGTGGAAATGGCGGAAGTGCTGCGGACAGTGATCATATCGTCGGTGAGCTGATGAAGGGATTTAAGAAGCAGCGCCCGGTTCCGGCGGATATGAGAGAGAAACTGGGAGAAGATCTTGCGGATCATCTTCAGGGAGCACTCCCGGCAATTTCCCTGGCAGGTCACGCGGCATTATCCACTGCATTTCTCAATGACGTAGCACCGGATATGGTTTTTGCACAGCAGGTTTATGGATATGGCAATGAAAATGATGTGCTGCTTGCAATCACAACATCCGGTAATTCAGGAAATGTTTTGCATGCGGTAAAAGTGGCACAGGCTAAAAATATGAAGACGATCGGTCTTACGGGACCGAAAGGCGGTAAGCTTAAAGAAGCAGCAGATACTTGTATCTGCGTTCCGGGAAGCTGTACAGCGGATATTCAGGAACTGCACCTCCCTGTGTATCATGCACTGTGTGCAATGCTGGAAGAGAGGTTTTTTGAGTAA